ttcttaagattcctaggaaaattttaaataacttttcatttaaaaaattattttaagagaatatttaaaaagtttttcaaagatttcaacaaaattttcaaaaaagattctagaagagtTTAAGGAAACTTGATAAAATTTgcaagataatttttaatctttttaaaactcttaacaacaacagttaaaattgtaacgttcaaagttgaaaggctcttcgaaattttaacgattccaggctttcaatgtcaaacaattctgttaaagattctttactttaaaatatttggtttcaatttacttgtctttaataaaaattcaaatattcaataattaatcttttttattcaaaatttcaagttaaatgggttgaaaaatgaatattttagactgaattaatatttttaatttaataaaatcctttaattaagaatatattattatgaagtcttttttaagttgaaaacattacagataaattaaaaaatatatattcattcattaaataaaaatgttttttatcataaattttcaaaataaaaggattttattttttatttgttcaagtctttaagaaagcatttaaaaattctttaaattaaaaatgtaagcttaaaaataaaaatttgaaatggaaaacttttaaagtaaaaaaatgttgaattacgcattgtaagctaaataatagcataattgaaaaacataacaattcaactaattatttaaaaactcttgaaatcgaaagtgggcagatttttcttctacaaatttttttaattcccggtaCAAAAAAATCGCTGTCAGTTCCCGGTTTTTTCCAGTCTCAAAAAaatcccgatcatttcccggtttcccgttcTAGCGGCCACTCTGaatggatttaaaggaatttcaaaaaatttctacaaaactttagagaataaattaaattttatttccgaaGATTCTTCGAATTACCACAATTTCAAGGGataataagaaattcaaaaaaatcaaaggatttgaaaatttccaaggtattttaaaagattccaaagaatctgaagggatttatataatttcaagggacctattccattttaggttcaaaattcctccttttatcgaaaatttatctctttgtttggaaatttaactgctttactattttgtataatttaattattttttatttgactgaaaattaaacaatttcgttcaaaatttaaatatttttcgaaaattgttaatccagtacttcaaatattttaggatatgaAAGGATTATTACAGattcgaaaaatgtaactattccattttttatagaaaatttaactctttttttgttccattttaaattaataatttttttaaactgaaaatccaactatctggtttaaaattcgtctttttggtaaaaaaattaatatttttggtacaaaattggtctttttggctgaaaatgcacctcttcagttaaaaatgctagaaaataatcattttttttctttttcctttcttttaaattaattatatactattatatcactatattattattatcatcaattttttgttgtaaaaaactcatgtattttgttgaaaaatcgtcttttttggcagaaaattattttacttggttaaaaatttaaatatttcgttcaaaattcgttcataaaaaataatgttttttatttgaaatgacatcagttatcatattttgattcttaaaatcgtagaaaaactatttttttaaccttaCATGATTTGACgggttttcaacaattttaagggatttctagagaactttaaggagtacatttattttttcttcaaaggattttaaattatttttcacagatttcaagggatttctgcggattttaacagattaaaaatattgtactgGATTTCAAACAAgcgtttcgaaaaaatttgtatagatttttattgtttattgggCTACAAGTTTATTTTTGCAGAAcgcgtattttttggtagaaagttattcttcttggttttttaaattaatttttaactttaatttacctgttccttttttactgaaaatccaactatttggtctttcgttataaatgtttttactaaaaattcacctatttggttgaatattcatccattcagttaaaaattcatccatttgtttaaaaattcgtcatttttgtagaaaattaaaaataaactattttaaagattttagggctttttaaatttgtaagggattttaatcaaaagattcgaaaagattttcatagattttttctatttattggtTTACAAGTTTATTTGtgcagaatttataattttttcaattcttgaactGAGAGTCTAACTATgtacttcatttttggttgtacctttttttttagtagaaaagtgaactacttgtttcaaatttcatgtattttttttaaattcgtcttttttggtaaagaagtattcttcttgcttaaaaatttaactcttttattcaaaattgccttgttttatgttgattttttagttgtttcatttttggatacttcatcttttttcttgaaaattaatttttttagtggaaaatttaactacattttcaaaattggttgtttattggttgaaaatctaactatttcatttttcgttgaaaagtaatatttttagttgaaaattaaacaattcggttgaaaattaatctatttagttgaaaattcgtcttttttttgtagaaaattatttttcttgcttaaaaatgtatcttttttgtttaaaattgccttgttttatgttaaatttagttgttttattggttttttaaaattaatttttggttgaactgttccattttcgaataaaaaattatcttttcagtttaaaattggttttctattagttgaaaatctaaccatttcatttttcgttaaaagtaatctttttagttgaaaattaaacaattcggttgaaaattaatctatttagttgaaaattcgtcttttttgttggtagaaaattatttttttttgcttaaaaatttaactcttttgttcaaaatttccttgttttatgttaatttttcagttgtttcagttttggataaaaattgatcttttttctagaaaattaattttcttggtggaaaattcaactgctttttcaaaatttgttgtttcttgGCTGGAAAtctaattctttcatttttccttgaaaattaatctttttagttgaaaattcgtctttttagtagaaaattattcttcctggttaaaaattaaactaatttgaccaaattgttcttttttttaattaacttttaacttttgtttgaaccattccatttttggaaaaaaaaatctttttagcttaaaatttgttgtttattggttgaaaattcaactattcggctgaaaatcaatctatttatttgaaaaatcgtcttttatggtagaaaattattcttcctcgttgaaaatttaactattctattcaaaattatttcctttttaatcAACTTCAATACTTTTGgctgaactgttccattttttaataaaaaattatcttttcagtttaaaattggttgaaaatctaactattttattttttgttgaaaagtaatctttttagttaaaaattaaacaattcggttgaaaattaatctatttagttgaaaattattcttttttgttaaaaatttatgtattttgttcgaaattgttttttttaaaataacttttaactttgatattaactattcaattattaacgaaaaagttctcttttcagttgaaaattagacttttttttaaatttgttttttggtagaaaattaaactttttcatctctcgtggaaaattattttctttcatcgttaaaaatgtttttttttactgaaaattaaactatctggttcaaaattcatttcattagtaaaaatttcaactatttggatgaaaagtagtctttttttttagaaaattgaaaataaagtaccctaaagattttagagcatttcaaaacttttaagagatttctaaagaacatttttttagtacatttactttttttcatggGATTTCTACCAATTTTaacatgtttcaaaatattttcaaagttatttaagaaatttgaaaagatcttCATAgagttcaattaaatttaaagcaagtttaaaaatacccagGAAATTCATCGATGTTTGCTGTTTATTTGTGCAGAAATTCTAGTTTTTCGTAACTTAGATACGATTATGACTAGTCCAAAATTAATCCTATACCCGGAAGTTTCCTGTCATGAATTTCCtgtatacttaaaattttcctGCAATATTTTTTCGTAAGGGATATGTAATTTGCAACAATTGCTATTTATAAACTCAATAATGAAAATCTATCAAAGATTGTTTTGAATTCTCCTAACCTCAAAACCCAATACAAACCGTTAGAGttgtaagttttaaataaatcgaTACAATTATTAAAGGGAAAAATGTTTAAGGAATTGAAAGCATAACTAGAGAATAAAAATAAGACTTAAATAAAGACTATTCTTACCGATTTCTTGAAATGATTCGTTTATTTCTTTGACAGGCTCCATTCTTGCAACTGTCACTCTTTGGAGGTTAGAAATGTTCCTTTTCCAAAcaaacacttttaatataaaatactccccaaattcttttattttctttcacatattccaatatttaaaaaaataaacttaaatatttgattatttattttaaaaaatataaaaaaagtgatttaaaattgcCAGGCTTTTCAATACGTATGCGCAGTCCTGTAAAACCTCGGcggtaaattcaaatttgatctatattttcatgaaattgtaaattatttttaatattaataataaattgtccatattaatcgtgaaaaattaaaaagacacaattattataaaaacaataattgtttattaaatgcaAAAGCAGGAGTTTACAAGTGTACAAGTCTTCAGTTATAAATCATCTTCCTGCTGCCACCCGTCATCCTCGGACAAAAATCTCCTTTTGTGACTCGTGTTCATGTAAGGCCTCAAAGCCCATTCAGTTTCAGCAGCAGAAACAGTATCCAGAGTACCCAATTTGATTTCGTAAAGTTTCAACTGAAACCTCGGGCCCACTTCAGTCATTTCAATATCCCTTCCATTTACTTTGGTGAATGTATGATGCCGGAAGCAAATATAATCATCATGATTAGCAAAAGTGATGACCCTCTTACTGTCCTCTTTCGGAACcggaaacaaatatttcaaaatatccatCGTCCTCTTGCCCAGTCTCgttttgaaattgtgaaaaacgAGATGTGGATATTGCTCGGACATTGTTCCGATATCCGGAATGTCGTGTCGCATGACGACTCCAGACATGGTGAAATAAGCAGTTGGTCCGTAAGGAAGATGACAGATAACGAGGGAGTCAGGAACTCCTCGATGCTCGTGAACCATGATAAAATCCGTCACGTCATTTGCCCTGCAGGCATGCATGAGTTGTTTCATTTCGTAATTACCTCGATTCATCCTCTGAGCGTTGGGGAAAATGAGACGAAGTTCCTTGACGAACATTTTCAACCTGGAGCTTGGATCCCGAGAGGTTGTGATGACAATTTTTGGGTCTTCGACGCCGGCCCATCGGTACTCGTCGTCCTCAGTGGAACCCAGGGTGCCACCCATTTCGGTGCCCATCGCCAGGGCGAGTTCGGGACCTGCATCCTCCCATTCTGCTTTCCTCTGTAAGTGAAGAGCCGTTTTTCTTAGGTCGGGATGAATCGGAGTGTTTTCTTCCAAACTCTTCTTCAACTGGTCTTTCTTTTCCTGGATGGTTTTCAACTTGTCCTGTTTGGATTTCCGGTAGAGGTACTCACGACGGAGTCGGGCTTGCCTTCGTAACATTTTTGGTTGGAGGCTTTTCAAGTTGTGGAAGGTTTACGACGAACTGTTATTTACTGTTTTTCTGTTAAGTgtgtttttttgaggttatgtttcgaGTAGTCAACAGTAACACGAGGTTTGATTCAGGGTTGCCAAATGTGTTTTCAGAATGTTTCTCTAGAAATCACTACATAGCTAGAGTTCTGACCCAATCATGGGAACtatttgaactgcgcttgcgtcgtgcCACTATCCCGATTAGTCACAGTTAGCGCgtagattttgaattatataaatattcagatttaatataattaataaataatgattgagaaatgcGCAAATAGCGTTTTCCTAATCCTTAAAGAAGATTTTAGAGTGAGAAATAccaaaaattcgatttcaatGAAATCGAAGTTATGAGTTCTGAGatcagagaaataaatcatttctatttGTCCCAATGATTAATTTCGTCTCTGTccagttttaaaattaagtttttgtttattttcgacaatttgatttaaaataaaatcaccgaaactaccaaaaaagaattaagaataattaattactgcactgataaatgttatatcatacatttGTTTAATAACTTGAAGACTACCTAAATTACAATTACTGGTTAATTACAGAATAGCTGGTACCCCCCTTTatttcctggaattttttttcgaaaatcaaactattggcacatgaaattgaagtaatttcgaagtgatttgtttaaaaaaaagcactaaaatgattggtaattgcattattataacgtgtcaaatatgggtctaccaaaaatttgaatttgccgtATTTAACTTACAATTTAAGTCCTTTTATAACccccaaaaaagtaaaaagttataaataagtgtaatttgaacttttatttgtatatcttgacatattttgctattttttgttcataaaaaccattttaatgacaaaaaaagaaagagttgctaaagttgttaaagagAAAGAGTCGTTTCAAATTCTAAAGCACCTCGACTCCTtttccaacattaaaaaaaatacaaatgaaatttttataataggttatattgatgaaaataattcacaaaatatgttccattttattaaaaaagattaaaatttttcatatatatacTCTTTTTCCCAGCAAGAATGTCTAAAAACACTTTAATGGTAAGTTGAATAGGGctaattctaatttttggtagacccatatttgacacgttatgataatgcaattaacaataatttaaattcttttttaacaaatcgtttcgaatttacttcaatttcatgttccaacagtttgattttcgagaaaaaaaaagtgTACATTTTGCTATTGTATAATCTAACCCAAtgaaaatcgcattattttttcatcggttactacaaaattctaatttatcattaagaaattactttggatgcaatttcaaatcattatttatcataaatattaaatctgaatatttatataattcaaattcaGCGCGCTTACAGTGAGCCatcgggttgtcggcgcgacgcaagcgcagtttaaaatgttttcaagattggggacactattcccaattaaattactttgagaacggtaacaaGAATGAGAATATCACCGAGAATATaacagagaaataaattctctgagaatttatgagaatctcagaatttattttaattaatagaacattgcattttttcgttccacttataaaaaaatttgtttttttattacaaattcttctcttttagtacaaaattgatctttttgggataaaaatgctactatttgctagagaattcaacaattttgttaaaaaattcatcctttttggctaaaaattcgttttttttgggtttaaaattccatttttttattagaaaattattttttgtcaaaaaaatcatagtttgatcgtgaaaactggactaaaatctttttcaacataaaattcaactatttttttgaaaatttatctttttgatttaaaaattcatctgttatagaagaaatttcattttttttaaaatgaaaatgcaactttttggttaaaaatcgttctgctttgcttgataattcaactcatTTGCTTAAAAcgtttggttgaatcgctttgttaagaaatcactttttttttaaagatttatattttaagttggaaagttatttctttggttaaaagtttaattattttgttataaattaatcttttttaattgaaataattgggTCAAATTTAAagtacattgtgaaatttttttgttgaaggcttatgtctggttgaatatttaactgtttagtgactaaaccttcttttttttttgtttgtttggaattcattttttaactaaaaaaaatatatttttcaaacaggTCAATTTTTCTTACATAGTTCtgaatttcattgaaatactaaaagaacgttttaaaagttttccatttCTTTTACGGAAAAATATCAAATGCTACATTTTTGggcataaaaattcaataattctgttgaaaattcgtcttttttggttgacttaaactgttttttttttctcaatacaaatattttctggttgaaaatttaactttattgttgaaaagtcaattcttttgttcaaatataatattttaacaaaaaatttaagtattttattttttgttcaaaatttatgttttttttttgtttttttaaattcacctaattcaaaattattgtgtttgttgttgaattcaacagttttttgggttaaaaatgcaatttattgaaaatttatcttttttgacggaaaattaatcattgtggtacaaaattgatccttttggttgaaaaaatgtttcattggtgaaaaattcaactattctgttcacaagtttttttttctataactgAGAATCTAACTATTTCggtcttgtttgaaaatacattttttgattttaaaaatcaaaaatttacctattccatttttggtcgaaaatttatttcttgtagtttaaaattatattttctggttgaaaattgaactactttattaaaaattaaaaattatttgttgaacatttaaactttgtcttattgaaaatttaacgtttttagttgaaaaaacatgtattttgttaaaaaccaattttttgtaaataattttgctcactaaaaatttgaatgttttagttttgataaaaaatttgtcacttttatttgaaaattcatctattcagtggaaaattcatgtatatttgtgaaaattgatttctttgctagaaaattgaattattataataaaaatatttttcgttaataatttttctaaataaaaatttaattttttaaaaaattattttttatatttaaaattttactgttttattgTTGGTggctaatcttaaaaaattatctgtttagaaaattctgcgcttctttaaagtaattttttgattaaaaattcgtcttcttagtttaaaattaaaactatttgattgaaaataatttttttttgttcggcaatccaactatttggttgaaagttgaactactttattaaacattcatttttttgcagttgcatcattttagttgaaaattcatctctttgatgggaaaattaactgtttgattaaaaaaaccgtgttttgtttttaaaaaacaatgattttagaatgaaaatgtaactattccaattttggtagacaattgatccaaaattcatatatttagttggaaatgaaTTTCTTTGGCGGGAAACTGAATTAAAtcggtgaaatttaaaaaaaaatttttttttaaaataaaaattcaactattccttttttcaattgatcttttctaattacaaattcaagtatttggtggaaaactaatgtattttgttgaaaattcgtatttttttgtgaaaagtattcttctttgtggaaaattcatctttttggttaaaaattaatttatttggcaaaaaacctaatatttctttaactccttgtttttataaaaagttgttatggtTTAACTGTCAATTTAACAAGTCCATTGTTGGTGGGAAATTgattttattcagttgaaaattcatcgatttttaaaacttaattttttgattagagatgcataatttgaattgaaaattcgtctctttgaatGCAGAATTAACTACTTGACTAAAATATTCATTAGCCAGTTAttctggatacaaattcaaaaagttagagaattttcaaaatttttgagatcatttacatttttttaaaattctatatatggcaattaaaaagtcgaacaattaagcattacgacttttttcgatagaaaaatgatTAGAGCTATAGCattttcgaaactaaaaaaaaaataaataaaatgaaccttttaagctaaacaacgctcgatatgaaaaaagtagaataaagAAAAACGCTTCGTTTTGAAAGCTCTATAAGATTAACATgacaacttttttcataaactttttttcgtaaaaaacgtcattaataataagaaaacaaatttttggaaaaaagacacaAGCTATACGAAGAAAGATTAATAGACAACAATTGTGCACcaaaaaacatctacaaatttgttattaataatttgttgataggatgcgcagttttttttaatagtaagaaacaaaataatgaatataaaatttttgaacgaacGACTCAAGGTATTACGCAAAAAGATAAATGGACAAAAATTGATACCCAAAAAGGGTTCATaattctataataataatttgttgtatGGAAcgcaaaatttggttttaatcgtaaaaaatcacattggaataaaattttttgttttgaaaaacggTGCAAGGTTTGGAAAaacattaaaagagaaaaaattgttcactcaaaaaagaaCTACGAATTTggcataatttatttttcaaaagcgaatgtagtttctgttttaataataaaaaataaaattggtgataaaaaattaaatttttgtacaaacgacacaagctacgaaaaaatgagTAGATAAAAGGTTTTCACCCAAAAAACATctacagattttttaataattattttttataggatgcgtatcttttttttaaatcataaaaaacagtgaaaataaataaatttagtttttgtaaaaACGATACAGggtgaaataaaatgttaaacaaaaaaaagtttttttacaggatgaccaattttttttattataaaaataaggcaaTGCAAATACACCTGCTTCAATATCACTATgcataaatattatcaattgtgataatatgcatttttagggtagctgagaataaaaatgagTGCAAAATAAGGATttacaatcatcaaattacagtAAATACACTTTGGACCTCGaagcacgaggtaaatacattattgggcgcattttttttttgataaaaaattatacttattagTGGAAAACTTATATTAACTATTTGATTCACATTGTTGTATTCtgcttaaaataattctttctggttaaaaatgaatttctttggtagcaaatcgaactaataaatattttttaaattgattcttaactgaaaattttactatttcattgttagtggataatttatcattttcagttgaagactTAACATATAGTTGACTTTTTACGCATATTCAAGATGTTCAGGTGTTGATCagggtaatataattttttaccattatCTTCAAATTCATGtgcaatgttaaaaattaatcttttttggtagaaaattatacttttcggtttaaaattcaaggattttattaaatataatcttctttgaaaaattaactgttttgtcgaaaatccatctctttgggttaaaaacgaaactaattttgtttgtttgaaaattcgttatttttcagtaaaaatttatt
The sequence above is drawn from the Belonocnema kinseyi isolate 2016_QV_RU_SX_M_011 chromosome 7, B_treatae_v1, whole genome shotgun sequence genome and encodes:
- the LOC117177345 gene encoding U3 small nucleolar ribonucleoprotein protein IMP4, translated to MLRRQARLRREYLYRKSKQDKLKTIQEKKDQLKKSLEENTPIHPDLRKTALHLQRKAEWEDAGPELALAMGTEMGGTLGSTEDDEYRWAGVEDPKIVITTSRDPSSRLKMFVKELRLIFPNAQRMNRGNYEMKQLMHACRANDVTDFIMVHEHRGVPDSLVICHLPYGPTAYFTMSGVVMRHDIPDIGTMSEQYPHLVFHNFKTRLGKRTMDILKYLFPVPKEDSKRVITFANHDDYICFRHHTFTKVNGRDIEMTEVGPRFQLKLYEIKLGTLDTVSAAETEWALRPYMNTSHKRRFLSEDDGWQQEDDL